In the genome of Candidatus Deferrimicrobium sp., one region contains:
- a CDS encoding cobalamin B12-binding domain-containing protein has translation MATAKGKGATEATPKKAARKVRILVGKPGLDGHDRGAKIIARALRDAGVEVIYTGLHQTPEMIVSAAAQEDVDGIGLSILSGAHNYLFPRIMQLLREKKMGDVVLFGGGIIPDDDIPKLMKKGVDRVFTPGTAIQEIVDYVNERIQPRK, from the coding sequence ATGGCGACGGCAAAGGGAAAAGGCGCGACGGAGGCAACCCCGAAAAAGGCGGCCAGGAAAGTCCGTATCCTCGTCGGGAAACCGGGACTCGACGGTCATGACCGGGGGGCGAAGATCATCGCACGCGCCCTTCGGGACGCCGGCGTGGAGGTCATCTACACGGGCCTGCACCAGACGCCCGAAATGATCGTAAGCGCGGCGGCGCAGGAGGACGTCGACGGCATCGGCCTGTCGATCCTCTCCGGTGCCCATAACTACCTCTTTCCACGAATCATGCAGCTCCTCCGCGAGAAAAAGATGGGCGACGTGGTGCTCTTCGGCGGCGGGATCATCCCGGATGACGATATACCGAAGCTCATGAAGAAGGGGGTCGACCGGGTGTTCACGCCGGGGACCGCGATCCAGGAGATCGTCGACTACGTGAATGAACGGATCCAGCCGCGAAAATAA